One genomic segment of Equus przewalskii isolate Varuska chromosome 13, EquPr2, whole genome shotgun sequence includes these proteins:
- the LOC103550686 gene encoding mitochondrial ornithine transporter 2 codes for MKSSPAIQAAIDLTAGAIGGTACVLTGQPFDTLKVKMQTFPALYKGLTDCCLKTYSQVGLRGFYKGTGPALIAYVAQNSVLFMCYGFCQQFVRKVVGLDKQAKLSDLQTATAGSFASAFAALALCPTELVKCRLQTMHEMEMSGKIAKSHNTVWSVVKSILRKDGPLGFYHGLSSTLIQEIPGYFFFFGGYELSRSFFASGRSKDELGPVPLMLSGGIAGICLWGVIYPVDCIKSRIQVLSISGKQAGFIGTLLSVVKNEGIAALYSGLQATMIRAFPANGALFLAYEYSRKMMMGQFEAY; via the coding sequence ATGAAGTCCAGTCCTGCCATCCAAGCCGCCATCGACCTCACAGCGGGGGCCATAGGGGGCACAGCGTGTGTCCTGACCGGGCAGCCCTTCGACACCCTGAAAGTGAAGATGCAGACGTTTCCCGCCCTGTACAAGGGCCTCACCGACTGCTGCCTCAAGACCTACTCCCAAGTGGGCTTGCGGGGCTTCTACAAGGGGACTGGTCCAGCGCTCATTGCCTATGTCGCCCAGAACTCGGTCCTCTTCATGTGCTACGGCTTCTGCCAACAGTTTGTGAGGAAAGTGGTTGGACTGGACAAGCAGGCAAAACTGAGTGATCTGCAGACTGCAACCGCCGGTTCCTTCGCCTCTGCGTTTGCTGCGCTCGCCCTGTGCCCCACTGAGCTTGTGAAGTGCCGGCTACAGACCATGCACGAAATGGAGATGTCAGGGAAGATAGCAAAAAGCCATAATACAGTTTGGTCCGTCGTGAAGAGCATCCTTAGAAAGGATGGCCCCTTGGGCTTCTACCACGGACTCTCGAGCACTCTAATTCAAGAAATACCGGGCTATTTCTTCTTCTTCGGTGGCTATGAACTGAGCCGATCGTTTTTTGCCTCAGGGAGATCGAAAGATGAACTAGGCCCTGTCCCTTTGATGTTAAGTGGTGGAATTGCTGGAATTTGCCTTTGGGGTGTCATATACCCAGTGGATTGTATCAAATCCAGAATTCAGGTTCTTTCCATATCTGGAAAACAGGCAGGATTTATCGGAACTCTTCTAAGTGTTgtgaaaaatgaaggaatagCAGCCTTATATTCTGGACTGCAAGCTACTATGATTCGAGCGTTCCCTGCCAATGGGGCACTATTTTTGGCTTATGAATACAGCAGGAAGATGATGATGGGCCAGTTTGAAGCATACTAA